One region of Polynucleobacter sp. SHI8 genomic DNA includes:
- a CDS encoding nucleotidyl transferase AbiEii/AbiGii toxin family protein gives MTEREDFEKLVDRAMDNPTLTAMRPVVEKELLHYEIFQALDREGLLKDLVFQGGTALRLCRGSDRFSEDLDFAGDIDFSAEKMEKIKDCVEKRIGDRFGLNVAVSPKPAKASVGSVKVDKWWISIETTPENRSMPQQKIKIEIANIPAHTKELLPLLANYDSVRALPTVLVNTESLDEIMADKILAFPTSLINNEGNSVIISDSKIRHRDIWDLAWLARQGAKLNPNLVVVKIGDYGIRDFDRLLGIAIELIPAIVKDRQFKAQMSRFIDSAIVDKMLSTDAHLEYLSNTTKEMFLSIRSELT, from the coding sequence ATGACTGAGCGGGAGGACTTCGAAAAGCTTGTTGACAGGGCCATGGACAATCCGACATTGACTGCGATGCGTCCAGTAGTGGAGAAAGAACTTCTGCATTACGAAATATTTCAGGCACTAGATAGGGAAGGTCTTCTCAAAGATTTGGTATTTCAAGGTGGTACAGCTTTGCGCCTATGTCGTGGATCGGATAGGTTCAGCGAAGATTTAGATTTTGCCGGTGACATCGATTTTTCAGCCGAGAAAATGGAGAAAATAAAGGACTGTGTAGAAAAGCGAATTGGCGATCGTTTCGGGTTGAATGTAGCAGTTAGTCCGAAGCCAGCCAAGGCAAGTGTTGGGAGTGTAAAGGTCGACAAGTGGTGGATTTCAATTGAGACCACGCCAGAAAACCGCAGTATGCCACAGCAAAAGATCAAAATCGAAATAGCCAACATCCCAGCTCACACTAAAGAGCTTCTCCCCTTGCTCGCCAACTACGATTCAGTAAGAGCGTTACCAACTGTCTTGGTTAATACTGAGTCTCTTGATGAAATTATGGCAGATAAAATCTTAGCTTTTCCTACCTCACTGATAAACAACGAGGGTAACTCGGTCATTATTAGTGATTCAAAGATTCGCCACCGCGACATTTGGGACCTGGCTTGGCTAGCTAGGCAAGGAGCAAAACTTAACCCTAATCTTGTCGTAGTCAAAATTGGTGATTACGGCATACGGGACTTCGATCGCCTACTAGGCATTGCCATTGAACTAATCCCCGCGATCGTTAAAGACCGGCAATTTAAAGCACAAATGTCTCGCTTCATTGACTCGGCCATAGTAGACAAAATGCTATCTACCGATGCTCACTTAGAATACTTATCAAACACAACTAAGGAGATGTTTTTATCGATACGATCTGAGTTAACTTAA
- a CDS encoding phasin family protein, which yields MNYELMASKLNEFNTKNIQSMIALTEKSVERSHKLSEINFETTKSLLDEVNGTVAQVMSAKDPQAFFSMTQDGSLDQYAGKLLAHQQAVSKVVRDAGEEIAQMTEAGVEQIKVSLKDWMDALAANAPAGSESIVSAMKTSLESTLQGVGQMQAAAKEVASNVEQTTEQAVKAFQGQVATAKKTVAAKTTRAAARK from the coding sequence ATGAACTACGAACTAATGGCATCAAAATTAAACGAATTCAACACAAAAAATATTCAAAGCATGATTGCTTTAACTGAGAAATCAGTTGAGCGTTCACACAAGTTATCTGAAATCAATTTCGAAACAACTAAATCATTACTTGATGAAGTGAATGGTACTGTTGCACAAGTGATGTCAGCAAAAGATCCACAAGCATTTTTTTCAATGACACAAGACGGTTCATTGGATCAATATGCAGGTAAATTACTTGCTCATCAACAAGCTGTTTCTAAAGTAGTTCGTGATGCTGGCGAAGAAATTGCTCAAATGACAGAAGCTGGTGTTGAGCAGATCAAAGTAAGTTTAAAGGACTGGATGGACGCTTTAGCAGCAAACGCACCTGCTGGTTCAGAGTCAATTGTTAGCGCCATGAAAACATCTTTAGAGTCAACATTGCAAGGCGTAGGCCAAATGCAAGCTGCAGCTAAAGAAGTTGCAAGCAATGTAGAGCAAACGACTGAACAAGCTGTTAAGGCATTTCAAGGTCAAGTAGCAACTGCTAAAAAGACAGTAGCTGCAAAGACAACACGCGCTGCTGCACGCAAGTAA
- a CDS encoding 3-keto-5-aminohexanoate cleavage protein, translating into MSKTIITCAITGNLTKPEMTPYLPITPEQIANSALEAAEAGAAVAHIHVRHPDGKPSMELEHYAETINLIKKHNKELIINLTTGPGGRFVPSEDDPKIYAPGTTLTHPLNRVSHITALKPDICSLDLNTMNSGPDVVMNTPSNARKMAKVIRDAGVMPELEIFDTGDLNLAKDMIADGSLEGPGLYTFVMGVKYGFNTDPATLLFMRDQLPAGAKWAAFGISRAEFPIVGAAYLFGGHVRVGMEDNIYMEKGVLAKSNAELVARARLIVQELGGQIASSKEGREILGLK; encoded by the coding sequence ATGAGTAAAACTATTATCACATGCGCTATCACTGGTAATTTAACTAAACCAGAGATGACACCCTATTTACCCATCACGCCAGAGCAAATTGCTAACTCTGCACTGGAAGCCGCAGAAGCTGGAGCAGCTGTTGCGCATATTCACGTGCGTCATCCAGATGGCAAGCCTTCTATGGAACTCGAGCATTACGCTGAGACCATCAACCTGATTAAAAAACATAATAAAGAATTAATTATTAATTTAACGACAGGTCCTGGTGGAAGATTTGTTCCTAGTGAAGATGATCCAAAAATTTATGCACCAGGCACAACGCTAACGCATCCTTTAAATCGAGTTTCACATATAACAGCTTTAAAACCAGACATCTGCTCTTTAGATTTAAACACGATGAACTCAGGTCCTGATGTCGTGATGAACACGCCATCAAACGCACGCAAAATGGCAAAGGTGATTCGTGATGCAGGAGTGATGCCTGAACTCGAAATCTTTGACACAGGTGATTTAAATTTAGCAAAAGATATGATTGCCGATGGAAGCTTAGAAGGCCCAGGTTTGTATACCTTTGTGATGGGTGTTAAATATGGCTTTAATACGGACCCAGCAACATTATTGTTTATGCGTGATCAATTACCCGCTGGAGCTAAATGGGCAGCCTTTGGTATCTCACGTGCTGAGTTCCCCATCGTTGGTGCTGCGTATTTATTTGGTGGCCATGTGCGTGTCGGTATGGAAGATAACATCTATATGGAAAAAGGCGTATTGGCAAAAAGCAATGCCGAACTAGTAGCAAGAGCAAGACTCATCGTTCAAGAACTTGGTGGACAAATTGCCTCATCCAAAGAAGGCCGTGAAATTCTTGGCTTGAAGTAA
- a CDS encoding TetR/AcrR family transcriptional regulator: MIKSITNKKLDNLSNTSKETVNSLLDVAEILFAEYGFAGTTVRDISERANINKALINYHFKSKQGLFKAIFERRAKTLVEERLSLLEKARALASGAAIPLKDLIYAFVYPPLRIASESPGGRAFVKLQARLHNEPKELAQELRSEYYDAVSLAFVDEFHKTLPHLPIESISWRLIFVMGLYIYVASNTGRLEVISRNRCAGERLDQALPEILAFCESGFLAPVY, encoded by the coding sequence ATGATAAAAAGCATTACTAATAAAAAATTAGATAATTTGTCGAATACGTCGAAAGAAACTGTGAACAGTTTGCTCGATGTGGCGGAGATCCTCTTTGCAGAGTATGGCTTTGCTGGCACGACTGTAAGAGATATTTCTGAGAGAGCGAATATCAATAAAGCGTTGATCAACTATCACTTTAAAAGTAAGCAAGGCTTGTTTAAAGCCATTTTTGAGCGGCGTGCTAAAACTTTGGTAGAAGAACGCCTGAGTCTGCTGGAAAAAGCTAGAGCGTTGGCTAGTGGCGCAGCAATTCCGCTGAAGGATTTGATTTATGCCTTCGTCTATCCTCCCTTGCGGATTGCAAGTGAGAGCCCTGGTGGTCGCGCCTTTGTTAAATTGCAAGCAAGGCTGCATAATGAACCAAAAGAACTCGCCCAAGAACTGCGTAGCGAGTACTACGATGCGGTGAGTCTGGCCTTTGTCGATGAGTTTCATAAAACCTTACCTCATCTTCCTATTGAATCCATCTCTTGGCGATTAATTTTTGTCATGGGTTTGTATATTTATGTGGCTTCTAATACAGGTCGCTTGGAGGTCATTTCACGTAATCGCTGTGCTGGTGAGCGCCTTGATCAGGCACTCCCAGAGATTTTAGCTTTTTGTGAAAGTGGCTTCTTAGCTCCTGTTTATTAA
- a CDS encoding tetratricopeptide repeat protein, whose amino-acid sequence MIEFAENYQVLNQSELVEHYYQSALQILPQDLHNLFLQTKAKLYFNRGGEVLADYDVLIQHQFQLAEILHLKARLLMQLSRYDESLFHLKKAEELGDIDVLKSLGVISYHTKNHLSGITYLDKYLQNKKNDPHAWMWKASNYLELNKIEEAIECFKEVIRKDPKWPLAQGFLVHELQTLCIWERIDSEKNVLEDLIVAKIPAASPFMALSIFDDTSILRQVANAYIEYFKEKKQINNYVPESKQKNKKIKIGYFSPDFGQHAVSYLAIELFELHNRDQFEVYGFSLLNRKHDNFKQRIVEGFDHLIDVSSKSDDEIVQIARDLNIDIAVDLCGFTAENRFQIFERRVAPIQVSYLGYLGSMCHLMDYIIADEVLIPEENLPYFSEKVIYLPSYQINDRKKEASNKKFSKEDLGIPNDAFVFGSLNNSYKITPQIFKVWMELLNELPQSVLMLSAPQGQVKANLLKEAEKYSIDTNRIIFSERVVREEYLTRLKLIDLFLDTPIYGAGTTASDALWMGVPVLTILGKSFPSRIASSVLTSFGMPELIVHSIEEYKLTAIRLAQNESEYLQIKNKVASLISTCKLFDSEATTRNIEKAYQMIYQRYMDGQSPDHIKI is encoded by the coding sequence ATGATTGAGTTTGCTGAAAATTATCAGGTATTAAATCAGAGCGAGTTAGTAGAACATTATTATCAATCCGCTCTTCAAATCCTGCCTCAAGATTTACATAACCTATTTTTGCAAACCAAAGCAAAGCTTTATTTCAATCGTGGAGGGGAAGTTCTCGCGGATTATGATGTGCTTATTCAACATCAATTTCAGCTCGCAGAAATCTTGCATCTAAAGGCAAGATTGCTTATGCAATTAAGTAGATATGATGAATCACTCTTTCATTTGAAAAAAGCTGAAGAGCTTGGTGATATTGATGTTTTAAAATCTTTGGGAGTTATTTCTTATCATACAAAAAATCATTTATCAGGAATTACCTATTTAGATAAATACTTACAAAATAAAAAAAATGATCCACATGCGTGGATGTGGAAGGCATCTAATTATTTAGAGCTTAATAAAATTGAAGAGGCAATTGAATGTTTTAAGGAGGTAATTAGAAAAGACCCCAAGTGGCCTTTGGCGCAAGGTTTTTTAGTGCATGAGTTACAGACTTTATGCATTTGGGAAAGAATAGATTCTGAGAAAAACGTATTAGAAGATTTGATAGTTGCCAAGATACCGGCCGCAAGTCCTTTTATGGCCCTTTCTATTTTTGATGATACCTCCATTCTTCGTCAAGTTGCTAACGCATATATTGAATATTTTAAAGAAAAAAAACAGATCAATAATTATGTGCCGGAATCCAAGCAAAAAAATAAAAAAATAAAAATTGGTTATTTCTCCCCCGACTTCGGACAACATGCGGTTTCCTATTTAGCGATTGAGTTATTTGAATTACATAACCGTGATCAATTTGAAGTTTATGGTTTTTCACTACTAAATAGAAAGCATGATAATTTCAAACAAAGAATAGTGGAGGGGTTTGATCACTTGATTGATGTATCCTCAAAATCAGATGATGAAATTGTTCAAATTGCAAGAGACTTAAACATTGATATTGCAGTTGATTTATGTGGATTTACAGCTGAGAATCGATTTCAAATTTTTGAAAGACGAGTTGCCCCAATTCAAGTAAGTTATTTAGGATATTTAGGATCAATGTGTCATTTGATGGATTACATCATTGCTGATGAAGTTTTAATACCCGAAGAAAACCTGCCATACTTTTCTGAGAAGGTTATTTATCTTCCTTCCTATCAAATCAATGATAGAAAAAAAGAGGCATCTAACAAAAAGTTTTCAAAAGAAGATCTCGGAATTCCAAATGATGCATTTGTCTTTGGTTCATTAAACAATAGTTATAAGATTACACCTCAAATCTTTAAGGTGTGGATGGAACTCTTAAATGAGTTGCCTCAGAGTGTATTGATGTTGTCAGCACCTCAAGGGCAGGTAAAAGCAAATCTCTTAAAAGAAGCAGAAAAATACTCAATTGATACCAATCGTATTATTTTTTCAGAAAGAGTTGTAAGGGAAGAATATTTAACAAGATTAAAGTTGATTGATCTTTTCTTGGATACTCCAATTTATGGAGCAGGCACAACGGCTAGTGATGCATTATGGATGGGCGTTCCAGTTTTGACTATATTGGGTAAATCTTTTCCTTCTAGAATTGCAAGTAGTGTATTAACCAGTTTTGGTATGCCAGAGTTAATCGTTCACTCTATAGAAGAATATAAGTTAACTGCAATAAGGTTAGCTCAAAATGAATCAGAGTACTTACAAATCAAAAATAAAGTAGCTTCACTCATTAGCACCTGTAAATTATTTGATTCTGAGGCCACAACTAGAAATATCGAAAAAGCTTATCAAATGATTTATCAGAGATATATGGATGGCCAGTCACCAGACCATATAAAAATATGA
- a CDS encoding tripartite tricarboxylate transporter substrate binding protein has translation MKKKNDFLKRGFVAVSLLCGFLGIAGQSVAAYPDKPIKLIVSFPPGGPVDIAARIVGARLTDVLKQSVFVDNKTGAAGNVGTQQVAKSPNDGYTFLVTSSSYAVNPSLYGDKAGYSPKEFAPVIVIATQPNVVSVNEKVPVRTLAELRSLATKEKMAFSSPGSGTTPHLTCENLFHIIWKNDSTHIPYRGAGPASVAVVGGETPIGCTAVAGVFQFHKQGKVRILAVSSTERLADLPDIPTMAELGFPQIKDYTWVAVLAPVGTPPEIVNQMNLAIQKVIDEPDTKEKLQQAGLIPVGGSAQKTNMYINDELKHWSKVVIETKAKAE, from the coding sequence ATGAAAAAGAAAAATGACTTCTTAAAAAGAGGTTTTGTAGCAGTCAGTTTGTTATGTGGGTTTCTGGGGATTGCTGGACAATCTGTAGCAGCATATCCAGATAAGCCAATTAAATTAATTGTTTCCTTCCCACCAGGTGGTCCTGTTGATATAGCTGCACGCATTGTTGGCGCGCGCCTCACTGACGTTTTAAAGCAGTCCGTTTTTGTCGATAACAAAACAGGCGCTGCAGGTAATGTTGGAACACAGCAAGTTGCAAAATCACCTAATGATGGTTATACATTTCTTGTAACCTCTTCATCCTATGCAGTGAATCCATCCTTATATGGTGATAAAGCAGGTTATTCACCAAAAGAATTTGCACCTGTCATTGTTATTGCCACACAACCTAACGTTGTTTCTGTTAATGAAAAAGTACCTGTTAGAACATTAGCAGAATTACGTTCTTTGGCAACCAAAGAAAAAATGGCGTTTTCATCACCAGGAAGTGGCACAACACCGCATTTAACTTGTGAAAACTTATTCCATATTATTTGGAAAAATGATTCTACCCATATTCCTTATCGTGGGGCTGGTCCAGCATCAGTAGCCGTGGTTGGTGGTGAAACTCCGATTGGCTGTACTGCAGTCGCTGGAGTATTCCAATTTCATAAACAAGGAAAAGTACGAATATTGGCAGTATCAAGTACAGAACGTCTTGCAGATTTACCAGATATTCCGACGATGGCTGAACTTGGGTTTCCACAAATTAAAGATTACACTTGGGTTGCCGTATTAGCTCCAGTTGGAACTCCCCCAGAAATCGTCAATCAAATGAATCTTGCTATACAAAAAGTGATTGATGAGCCAGACACAAAAGAGAAGCTTCAACAAGCTGGTTTAATTCCAGTCGGAGGATCTGCGCAAAAGACAAATATGTACATTAATGATGAGCTCAAGCATTGGAGCAAAGTAGTCATTGAGACAAAAGCAAAAGCAGAATAA
- the rmuC gene encoding DNA recombination protein RmuC — protein sequence MTNISWVLLIVACITFSVALFFGLSYRKSLSQADAFEIKSSELQVEVQSLSNQLTKVSAELDSEKRISQEKLEQFNESKKQLTDHFRNLAQDILEEKSQRFATQNQQNLDLILKPLQEKISDFRKRVDDVYSEEVKERASLQAEIHNLTALNLQMSQDANALTKALRGDSKAQGNWGELVLETILENCGLRKGHEFDVQDTQRTEEGNVVYPDVVIHLPESKHVVIDSKVSIAAYTRSVQTDDPDLQKVELTAHVNSIRAHMNGLSAKNYQSLYGLGSIDFVLMFIPIEPAFLAAIGHQSSLFQDALAKNIVLVCPSTLHATVRTIAHVWRQEHQNRNALEIARLCGAMYDKFVGFVDDLDGVGKSISQTQKNYDEAYKKLTTGNGNLVRSAQRVKELGVKPNKSLPNALIEKLEEE from the coding sequence ATGACAAATATATCTTGGGTTTTATTAATAGTTGCGTGCATCACTTTTTCTGTCGCTCTCTTTTTTGGGCTTTCGTATCGAAAAAGTCTTTCTCAAGCAGATGCTTTTGAAATAAAGTCATCAGAACTTCAGGTAGAGGTTCAGTCTTTATCCAATCAACTCACAAAAGTGAGTGCAGAACTCGATTCCGAAAAAAGAATTTCTCAAGAAAAATTAGAGCAATTTAACGAAAGCAAAAAACAATTAACGGATCATTTCAGAAATCTTGCCCAAGATATCTTAGAAGAAAAATCGCAACGATTTGCTACTCAAAATCAACAAAATCTCGACTTAATACTCAAGCCACTTCAAGAAAAGATTTCTGATTTTCGCAAGCGAGTCGATGATGTCTACTCAGAAGAAGTCAAAGAGCGTGCCTCTTTACAAGCTGAGATTCATAATTTGACTGCTTTAAATTTACAGATGAGCCAAGATGCCAATGCTTTAACAAAAGCTCTGCGAGGTGATTCAAAAGCGCAAGGTAATTGGGGTGAGCTTGTTTTAGAAACCATATTAGAAAACTGTGGTTTACGCAAAGGGCACGAGTTTGATGTCCAAGATACGCAACGAACCGAAGAAGGTAATGTTGTTTATCCCGACGTTGTGATTCACTTACCAGAGAGTAAACATGTCGTGATTGATAGTAAAGTATCCATCGCTGCCTATACACGATCTGTACAAACGGATGATCCTGATTTACAAAAAGTTGAACTCACTGCCCACGTCAACTCCATTCGTGCGCATATGAATGGTCTTTCTGCCAAAAATTATCAAAGTTTATATGGCTTGGGTTCAATTGATTTTGTGCTCATGTTTATACCCATAGAGCCTGCCTTTTTGGCAGCTATCGGTCATCAATCGAGTCTCTTTCAAGATGCTCTTGCTAAAAATATTGTTTTAGTTTGTCCGAGTACCTTACATGCAACAGTGAGAACGATTGCGCATGTCTGGCGTCAGGAGCATCAAAATCGTAATGCTCTAGAAATTGCCCGACTGTGTGGCGCAATGTACGATAAGTTCGTCGGTTTTGTTGATGATCTTGATGGTGTTGGTAAGAGTATTTCTCAAACACAAAAAAACTATGATGAGGCGTATAAGAAGCTGACGACGGGTAATGGTAATTTGGTTCGCTCAGCACAGCGTGTGAAAGAACTTGGTGTGAAACCCAATAAATCCTTACCTAATGCCCTCATCGAAAAATTAGAAGAAGAATAA
- the grxD gene encoding Grx4 family monothiol glutaredoxin, translating into MDSQARIKEIVTSNPVVLFMKGNAQFPQCGFSGRAIQILNACGIKQPFTVDVLSDDEIRQGIKSFTNWPTIPQLYVNGEFVGGSDIMMEMYESGELQNLFKA; encoded by the coding sequence ATGGATTCACAAGCACGTATTAAAGAAATCGTTACATCAAACCCTGTTGTTCTATTCATGAAAGGAAATGCACAATTTCCTCAATGTGGCTTCTCTGGAAGAGCGATTCAAATTCTGAATGCTTGTGGCATCAAGCAGCCCTTTACTGTAGATGTTTTATCTGATGATGAAATTCGTCAAGGTATCAAGTCATTTACCAATTGGCCAACAATTCCACAACTGTATGTCAATGGCGAATTTGTCGGTGGCTCTGACATCATGATGGAAATGTATGAAAGCGGCGAATTACAGAATTTGTTTAAAGCTTAA
- the prmC gene encoding peptide chain release factor N(5)-glutamine methyltransferase: METVLSLLQKTNLDRVDARILLHHVCHQHLAWSREMLIAHDQDPLPDELVQDWLLLEKERINGWPIAYLIKKKSFHQIELYVNEHVLIPRPDTEILVDAAIAIIANRLRTSSYSNENPLKVIDLGTGSGAIILSIAKHFKSYGLEGSLELTGSDICQNALQVAMHNRQQLELPFVQLIQSDWFSVTLSDQFDLILSNPPYIASNDHHLLEGDLRFEPSLALSDGADGLTAYRRIFADGIRFLRPDGFVMVEHGFEQGQQVRNLFSEQGYSHIETKEDLSGNERITMGQFLV; the protein is encoded by the coding sequence GTGGAAACTGTTCTAAGTCTTTTACAAAAAACCAATCTTGATCGTGTAGATGCCCGAATCCTTCTCCATCATGTTTGTCATCAACATTTAGCTTGGTCGCGAGAAATGCTGATTGCCCACGATCAAGACCCACTTCCAGATGAATTGGTTCAGGATTGGTTGTTGCTTGAGAAAGAACGAATAAATGGCTGGCCAATTGCTTATTTAATCAAGAAGAAATCATTTCATCAAATTGAACTGTATGTGAATGAGCATGTTTTGATCCCCCGCCCAGATACAGAGATTCTTGTAGATGCGGCCATTGCGATCATTGCCAATCGTCTGCGCACTTCTTCTTATTCGAATGAGAACCCATTAAAAGTGATTGACCTGGGTACAGGTAGTGGAGCCATTATTCTATCGATAGCCAAACACTTCAAAAGCTATGGACTTGAGGGTTCTCTTGAATTGACAGGTTCGGATATCTGCCAGAATGCATTACAGGTGGCAATGCATAACCGCCAACAACTGGAGTTACCTTTTGTGCAGTTGATCCAAAGCGATTGGTTTTCTGTAACTTTATCTGATCAATTTGATCTGATATTAAGTAATCCACCTTATATTGCATCTAATGACCATCACCTTCTTGAAGGCGATTTAAGGTTTGAACCTTCACTAGCATTAAGCGATGGTGCTGATGGGCTCACTGCCTATCGTCGTATTTTTGCGGATGGTATCCGTTTTTTACGTCCTGATGGCTTTGTCATGGTGGAGCATGGATTTGAACAAGGTCAACAGGTCCGAAACCTATTTTCAGAGCAGGGTTATTCCCATATTGAAACAAAAGAAGATTTAAGCGGTAATGAGCGAATAACCATGGGTCAGTTTCTGGTCTAG
- a CDS encoding cyclase family protein, giving the protein MTKKIDRADLDAAAEKYKNWGKWGAADEIGTLNFTQPEDIVQAAGLVKKGKVISLALNFDSSGPQGAKTKYPSMGRINPVHTMLRTGTDAYSGVLDKRGIRAADDMVVMPLQCGTQWDGLGHVFFDNYMYNGFDCREVSSAGAAKCGIEKTKSKMVGRGILLDVARYKGLDTLPDGYGITCADLDETAKKQGIEIKRGDFIIVRTGQMEAKLKAGSWDGYPGGDAPGFAFETLEWIQRTELAALASDTWGCEVRPNESVEGINQPWHWITIPIMGMTMGEIFYLKDIADDCASDGVYEFMFVAPAIPITGAVGSPTNPLAIK; this is encoded by the coding sequence TTGACTAAAAAAATTGATCGTGCTGATTTAGATGCAGCCGCAGAAAAATATAAAAATTGGGGTAAGTGGGGTGCGGCAGATGAGATTGGTACTTTAAATTTCACGCAGCCTGAAGATATTGTCCAAGCAGCGGGACTGGTTAAAAAAGGTAAAGTGATCTCTTTAGCACTCAACTTTGATAGTAGTGGTCCCCAAGGCGCCAAAACAAAATATCCTTCTATGGGACGTATCAACCCTGTTCATACCATGCTTAGAACTGGTACTGATGCCTATTCAGGTGTATTGGATAAACGCGGCATTCGTGCTGCAGATGATATGGTCGTTATGCCACTTCAATGTGGCACACAATGGGACGGCTTAGGGCACGTATTCTTTGATAACTATATGTATAACGGTTTTGATTGCAGAGAAGTATCATCTGCTGGAGCTGCTAAATGCGGTATCGAAAAAACTAAAAGCAAAATGGTCGGCCGCGGAATTCTATTAGACGTAGCTCGTTATAAGGGTTTAGATACATTGCCAGATGGTTACGGCATTACCTGCGCTGACTTAGATGAAACCGCCAAGAAACAAGGTATTGAAATCAAGCGTGGTGATTTTATTATTGTTCGCACAGGACAAATGGAAGCAAAATTAAAAGCGGGCAGTTGGGATGGTTATCCAGGTGGTGATGCACCAGGTTTTGCATTCGAGACTTTAGAATGGATTCAACGAACAGAACTCGCTGCACTAGCCTCAGATACATGGGGTTGTGAAGTACGTCCAAATGAATCAGTAGAGGGAATTAATCAACCGTGGCATTGGATTACGATACCAATTATGGGTATGACCATGGGCGAAATTTTTTATCTCAAAGATATTGCTGATGATTGTGCAAGTGATGGTGTTTATGAGTTTATGTTTGTAGCACCAGCGATTCCAATTACTGGAGCCGTAGGATCACCAACCAATCCTTTAGCAATTAAATAA
- a CDS encoding ClpXP protease specificity-enhancing factor: protein MSNPFGEDASSNKVPSTKPYLIRALYQWCIDNAFTPYVSVFVDRSVDVPREYVNKDEIVLNIGPTACQSIEIDNYSIQFKARFNGIPKEIYIPITHVMAIYSRENSQGMSFPVNISPSEESNETNDSEANLKETTKSHIKLVK from the coding sequence ATGAGCAATCCATTTGGTGAAGATGCAAGCTCCAATAAGGTTCCAAGTACAAAGCCCTATTTAATTAGGGCTTTGTACCAATGGTGTATTGATAATGCATTTACGCCCTATGTCTCGGTATTTGTGGATCGCTCAGTGGATGTGCCTCGCGAGTATGTGAATAAAGATGAGATTGTTCTTAATATTGGACCAACTGCTTGTCAATCGATAGAAATTGATAATTATTCCATTCAATTTAAGGCAAGGTTTAACGGTATTCCAAAAGAAATCTATATTCCGATTACGCATGTGATGGCCATTTATTCACGTGAAAATAGCCAAGGAATGAGCTTCCCAGTCAATATTTCACCGAGTGAAGAATCAAATGAAACCAATGATAGTGAAGCAAATTTAAAAGAGACAACAAAATCTCATATAAAGCTTGTGAAATAG
- a CDS encoding glutathione S-transferase N-terminal domain-containing protein encodes MMVLYSGTNCPFSQRCRLVLFEKGMDFEIRDVDLFNKPEDISVMNPYGQVPILVERDLILYESNIINEYIDERFPHPQLMPPDPVARARARLFLFNFEKELFVHVSTLENEKGKNATAVLDKARLAIRDRLTQLAPVFVKNKYMLGEEFSMLDVAIAPLLWRLEHYGIDLSRNAAPLLKYAERIFSRPAYIEALTPSEKVMRR; translated from the coding sequence ATGATGGTTTTGTACTCGGGAACAAATTGCCCATTTTCACAACGTTGTCGTCTTGTTTTATTTGAAAAAGGGATGGATTTTGAGATCCGTGACGTTGATTTATTCAATAAGCCAGAAGATATTTCCGTCATGAATCCTTATGGACAAGTGCCTATTTTGGTTGAGCGTGATCTTATTTTGTATGAATCAAACATCATTAACGAATACATTGATGAGCGCTTTCCACATCCGCAATTAATGCCGCCCGATCCAGTCGCTAGAGCCCGTGCACGCTTATTCTTGTTTAATTTTGAAAAAGAACTTTTTGTTCACGTTTCGACTCTTGAAAACGAAAAAGGTAAAAATGCAACAGCGGTGCTTGATAAAGCTCGCTTAGCAATTCGTGATCGATTAACTCAATTAGCTCCTGTATTTGTTAAAAACAAATACATGCTTGGTGAAGAGTTCTCAATGCTTGATGTTGCAATTGCTCCACTCCTGTGGCGTTTAGAGCATTACGGTATTGATCTTTCTAGAAATGCAGCACCTTTACTCAAGTATGCGGAACGTATTTTTAGTCGCCCAGCATATATTGAAGCGTTGACTCCGTCAGAGAAGGTCATGCGTCGATAA